The following are encoded in a window of Sutcliffiella horikoshii genomic DNA:
- a CDS encoding DUF6944 family repetitive protein: protein MGESSKQLVGSWTQAIGTVVAAIGSTPSLPIHENGRRGLGLIGNVLQATGNGLEADAETTLTYGKLGNIIQATGNIMVSAGLIIDFSGDTEERLVISGDLIQALGAITALGSADKSYIVIGNGLQALGNSLQAVGGARELKEEERTVIGLSQVSNEVLIALGSWTQALGTILLAIGLTLEEKN from the coding sequence ATGGGAGAAAGTAGTAAACAATTAGTAGGGTCATGGACACAGGCGATAGGTACGGTGGTGGCGGCAATTGGGAGCACTCCTTCTTTACCAATTCATGAGAACGGAAGAAGAGGGCTAGGTCTTATTGGAAACGTACTTCAAGCAACAGGAAATGGTCTTGAAGCGGACGCGGAAACGACACTGACCTACGGAAAGCTAGGAAATATAATACAAGCAACAGGGAATATAATGGTAAGTGCAGGGTTGATTATTGATTTTTCCGGTGATACAGAGGAAAGGTTAGTTATAAGTGGCGATCTCATTCAGGCATTGGGGGCTATAACAGCACTTGGGAGTGCAGACAAATCCTATATAGTTATTGGGAACGGTCTCCAAGCACTAGGAAACTCTTTACAGGCTGTTGGAGGAGCGAGAGAACTTAAAGAGGAAGAAAGAACAGTGATAGGTCTTTCCCAGGTTAGCAATGAAGTTCTCATTGCGTTAGGGAGTTGGACTCAAGCGTTAGGAACCATCCTTTTAGCAATAGGTTTAACATTAGAAGAGAAAAATTAA